A section of the Pseudomonas prosekii genome encodes:
- a CDS encoding amino acid ABC transporter permease: MNLGNSALSHFLQPLLGDTADSLTARNIAIGLLIAVLGTLNFHVLGRLKFKVQTTVVWIELLILFLAFFDTFNLSYSFILDKVGFLIVQGAATTLYISAVAIVIAFVLALIGAVAKLSNNGLANALASFYTSFFRGVPLLIQIYLIYLGLPQLGYVVDAVPAGILALSLCYGAYMTEIFRAGIQSIPVGQWEASRALGISPFKTLSRVIMPQALRVIIPPTGNQFIAMLKDSSLVSVIGVWELMYLAKTQGRADFRHLEMLITAAMIYWALSFILERVQARIEKRVNRSTVRG, translated from the coding sequence ATGAACCTCGGCAACAGCGCCCTCAGCCACTTTCTGCAACCGCTGCTGGGCGATACCGCCGACAGCCTGACCGCCCGCAACATCGCCATCGGCCTGCTGATCGCGGTGCTCGGCACGCTGAATTTCCACGTCCTCGGCCGCCTCAAATTCAAAGTGCAAACCACCGTGGTGTGGATTGAATTGCTGATTCTGTTTCTGGCGTTCTTCGACACCTTCAACCTGTCCTACAGCTTCATCCTCGACAAAGTCGGTTTCCTCATCGTCCAGGGCGCAGCGACCACGCTGTACATTTCCGCCGTGGCGATCGTGATCGCCTTCGTGCTGGCGCTGATCGGCGCCGTCGCCAAGCTGTCGAACAACGGCCTGGCAAACGCCCTCGCCTCGTTCTACACCTCGTTCTTTCGCGGCGTGCCGCTGCTGATCCAGATTTACCTGATCTACCTCGGCCTGCCCCAACTCGGTTACGTGGTCGACGCCGTGCCGGCGGGCATTCTCGCGTTGTCGCTGTGCTACGGCGCGTACATGACCGAGATCTTTCGCGCCGGCATCCAGAGTATTCCGGTCGGCCAGTGGGAAGCCTCGCGGGCCTTGGGCATCAGCCCGTTCAAGACCTTGAGCCGAGTGATCATGCCGCAAGCTCTGCGGGTGATTATTCCGCCGACCGGCAACCAGTTCATCGCCATGCTCAAAGACAGTTCGCTGGTGTCGGTGATCGGCGTCTGGGAACTGATGTACCTGGCCAAGACCCAGGGCCGCGCGGACTTCCGTCACCTCGAAATGCTGATTACCGCCGCGATGATTTACTGGGCGCTGTCGTTCATCCTCGAACGGGTGCAGGCGCGCATCGAAAAACGGGTCAACCGATCCACTGTGCGAGGTTGA